The Primulina eburnea isolate SZY01 chromosome 8, ASM2296580v1, whole genome shotgun sequence genome contains a region encoding:
- the LOC140840243 gene encoding subtilisin-like protease SBT1.2, translating to MEAKFRHILLTILLEFLSSHAQNLQTYIVQLHPEGLSRSSFTSRFHWHLSLLENSVYSEEDLSSRFLYSYSSAIEGFAAQLSPLEVETLKKSQEVLAVRPDRRLEIQTTYSYKFLGLSPTREGGAWMKSRYGRGAIIGVLDTGIWPESSSFDDRVMDPIPPKWKGICQEGQDFSTSNCNKKIIGARYFSKGHRVASLISSPNTLVEYMSARDSHGHGTHTASTAGGAPVPMADVLGNGAGEARGMAPGAHIAIYKVCWYSGCYSSDILAAMDAAIRDGVDVLSLSLGGFPVPLYEDTIAIGSFRAMQHGISVICAAGNNGPIQNSVANEAPWITTVGASTLDRRFPAVVRLGNGKFLYGESMYPGIGSPGAEKVLELVYFEGGNKGSGFCLKGSLPVAKVKGKMVVCDRGINGRAEKGQIVKEAGGAGMILANTEVNLEEDSVDVHVLPATLIGSEESYQLKSYINSTRRPKARIIFRGTIIGKSRAPAVAQFSSRGPSFTDPSILKPDMIAPGVNIIAAWPQNLGPSALPEDLRRVNFTVMSGTSMACPHVSGLAALIHSAHPKWTPAAIKSALITTADITDHQGKPIMDGDKPASLFAIGAGHVNPERAIDPGLIYDIQPNEHITHLCFLGYSRSDIFSITHKNVSCHEILRKNRGFSLNYPSFSVIFRPGALRKIFRRRLTNIGSANSIYSVEVTAPEGVSVKVRPQRLIFKQVNQTLSYKVWFISKKRMDMESTRFSQGYLTWVNHRSISYTVRSPIAVTWDSRK from the coding sequence ATGGAAGCCAAGTTTCGGCACATTTTGTTGACCATATTGCTGGAATTTCTTAGTTCACATGctcagaatttgcaaacctacATTGTTCAGCTCCACCCTGAGGGGCTTTCACGTTCTTCGTTTACCTCTAGATTTCATTGGCACCTTTCTTTATTGGAAAATTCAGTTTACAGTGAAGAAGATTTATCCTCGAGGTTTCTGTACTCTTATAGTTCCGCCATTGAAGGATTTGCAGCTCAACTCTCACCATTAGAGGTTGAGACGTTGAAGAAATCACAAGAAGTTTTAGCAGTGAGGCCGGACAGGAGGCTAGAGATTCAGACGACTTATTCCTACAAGTTCTTGGGGCTAAGTCCCACCAGAGAAGGGGGTGCATGGATGAAATCAAGATATGGACGAGGGGCAATTATTGGTGTTCTTGATACCGGAATTTGGCCTGAAAGCTCGAGCTTTGATGATCGGGTGATGGATCCCATTCCACCAAAATGGAAAGGGATTTGCCAAGAAGGGCAGGACTTTAGTACTTCAAACTGCAACAAGAAAATCATTGGTGCCCGGTACTTCAGCAAAGGGCACCGTGTAGCTTCGTTGATATCTTCGCCAAATACTTTGGTGGAGTACATGTCAGCTCGTGATTCCCATGGCCATGGGACCCATACAGCTTCCACAGCTGGGGGAGCTCCGGTTCCAATGGCTGACGTGCTTGGAAATGGAGCTGGTGAGGCTCGAGGAATGGCTCCTGGTGCCCACATTGCCATATACAAAGTATGCTGGTACAGTGGCTGTTACAGCTCAGACATTCTTGCAGCAATGGACGCAGCAATCCGAGATGGCGTGGATGTACTTTCCCTTTCACTCGGTGGCTTTCCAGTTCCTCTATACGAGGACACCATTGCCATAGGAAGTTTTCGAGCGATGCAGCATGGAATTTCAGTCATCTGTGCAGCAGGAAACAATGGTCCAATTCAAAACTCGGTGGCCAATGAGGCTCCTTGGATAACCACAGTTGGTGCAAGCACACTTGACAGAAGGTTTCCAGCAGTAGTTCGACTGGGCAATGGGAAATTCTTATATGGAGAATCCATGTACCCTGGGATTGGATCTCCAGGTGCAGAGAAAGTGCTCGAGCTGGTATATTTCGAGGGTGGGAATAAAGGAAGTGGATTTTGCTTGAAAGGGTCTCTCCCGGTAGCAAAAGTTAAAGGTAAGATGGTAGTTTGTGACAGGGGCATAAATGGGAGGGCGGAGAAAGGTCAGATAGTGAAAGAAGCGGGCGGAGCAGGAATGATTCTTGCCAATACAGAAGTAAACTTGGAGGAAGATTCTGTGGATGTTCATGTCCTGCCAGCAACTTTGATCGGTTCTGAAGAGTCGTACCAGCTTAAAAGTTACATAAACTCAACTAGGAGACCAAAAGCTCGAATCATCTTCAGAGGAACCATCATTGGAAAATCTAGAGCTCCTGCAGTAGCTCAGTTCTCATCAAGAGGACCAAGTTTCACAGATCCTTCGATTCTCAAACCAGATATGATTGCTCCTGGGGTCAACATCATTGCAGCTTGGCCGCAAAATCTTGGCCCGAGCGCACTCCCAGAAGATCTGAGAAGAGTAAACTTCACAGTCATGTCAGGGACTTCCATGGCATGTCCCCATGTCAGTGGACTTGCAGCACTGATTCACTCAGCTCATCCAAAATGGACCCCAGCCGCCATCAAATCAGCACTGATCACTACTGCAGACATAACTGATCATCAGGGGAAACCAATAATGGATGGAGACAAACCTGCAAGTCTCTTTGCAATCGGAGCAGGACACGTGAACCCAGAAAGAGCAATTGATCCAGGATTGATATATGACATTCAGCCAAACGAGCACATAACTCATTTATGCTTTCTTGGATACAGCAGATCAGACATTTTTAGCATCACTCACAAGAATGTGAGTTGCCATGAAATTCTACGGAAGAACAGGGGTTTCAGCCTCAATTACCCCTCATTTTCCGTAATTTTCAGGCCTGGAGCACTAAGGAAAATTTTCAGAAGACGCTTAACAAATATAGGGAGTGCTAATTCCATTTATTCGGTGGAAGTGACAGCGCCTGAAGGGGTCAGTGTGAAAGTCAGGCCACAGCGTCTGATATTTAAACAGGTAAATCAAACTTTGAGTTACAAGGTGTGGTTTATATCCAAGAAAAGAATGGATATGGAGAGTACGAGGTTCAGTCAAGGGTATTTGACATGGGTGAACCACAGAAGCATCTCTTACACAGTTCGGAGTCCTATCGCAGTGACATGGGACAGCCGAAAATGA
- the LOC140840240 gene encoding auxin-responsive protein IAA13-like isoform X1, with protein sequence MQREVIPGGGVIAGGSMLALSEESSSYPDGSELELGLGLSLGGGGKAKSKTPSVAAAGGSWDQFARILTADDFPSVISDKDSSSSSSSSSSTIKAKNNGFCGSKRTAEPSSPPGRSGVSQVVGWPPIRAHRMNSLVNHSKIPAVEEFTSTVDKCKNENTNIAVEKRLSRTSFFIKVNMERIPIGRKVNLNAHSCYETLARKLDDMFRPGAAVGPRRSSLEEQAAMADMRCPVRLLDESSEFVLIYEDKEGDWMLVGDVPWQMFLSTVRRLKIMKTSEANGLAFAVE encoded by the exons ATGCAAAGAGAGGTTATTCCCGGTGgcggtgtgattgcaggtggGTCGATGTTGGCTTTGTCGGAAGAATCTTCTTCTTACCCGGATGGGTCCGAGTTGGAATTGGGGCTCGGCCTCAGTCTCGGTGGCGGTGGAAAGGCTAAGAGTAAGACGCCGTCCGTGGCGGCTGCGGGAGGATCGTGGGATCAGTTCGCCAGAATCTTGACGGCCGATGATTTTCCTTCAGTGATCTCTGATAAAGATTCTTCGTCGTCGTCGTCTTCTTCATCTTCTACCATTAAAGCTAAAAACAATGGTTTCTGCGGTTCGAAGAGAACTGCGGAGCCCTCTTCCCCTCCGGGCCGTTCTGGAGTTAG TCAGGTTGTGGGGTGGCCTCCTATCAGAGCTCACAGAATGAACAGCTTGGTAAACCATTCAAAGATACCAGCTGTTGAAGAATTCACCTCAACCGTCGATAAATGTAAAAACGAGAATACAAACATTGCTGTCGAAAAAAGACTTTCCAGGACCTCTTTCTTTATTAAGGTGAACATGGAGAGGATACCGATTGGGCGAAAGGTGAATCTGAATGCTCATAGCTGCTACGAGACTTTGGCTCGTAAATTGGATGACATGTTTAGACCTGGTGCAGCAGTTGGCCCAAGAA GATCAAGTTTGGAGGAGCAAGCTGCCATGGCTGATATGAGATGCCCGGTGAGATTATTGGACGAGTCATCTGAATTCGTACTCATATATGAAGACAAAGAAGGAGACTGGATGCTCGTTGGAGATGTCCCTTGGCA GATGTTTCTGAGCACAGTTAGAAGACTTAAAATCATGAAAACATCCGAGGCTAACGGACTTG CTTTTGCAGTTGAATAG
- the LOC140840244 gene encoding photosystem II reaction center Psb28 protein-like encodes MATMAFCFPSSNSLSNQTRSIPVSLCGSVHSSLNSSFNGLCLHLPQLCFAKQRQVQSISTLSIMMVKPTIQFIQGTDEQTIPDVRLTKSRDGTNGMAIFTFTEPSVFDSSSVVGDITGFYMIDEEGVIQSVDVNAKFVNGKPAGIEAKYIMRTPREWDRFMRFMERYSNQNGLSFIKK; translated from the exons ATGGCGACAATGGCTTTCTGTTTTCCTAGCTCTAACAGTTTGAGCAACCAAACTCGCTCAATTCCAG TCTCATTGTGTGGAAGTGTTCACTCGAGTTTGAACTCATCTTTCAATGGGCTGTGTTTGCACCTACCACAATTGTGCTTTGCAAAACAAAGGCAGGTGCAAAGCATCTCTACACTCAGCATAATGATGGTGAAACCAACAATTCAATTCATTCAAGGGACTGACGAACAGACAATCCCAGATGTGAGGCTAACCAAGTCAAGGGATGGAACTAATGGAATGGCGATATTCACATTCACTGAACCTTCTGTTTTTGACTCATCTAGTGTCGTTGGTGATATAACCGGTTTCTACATGATTGACGAGGAAGGAGTGATCCAATCAGTTGATGTAAATGCCAAGTTTGTGAATGGGAAACCTGCGGGGATAGAGGCTAAGTACATCATGCGAACCCCACGAGAGTGGGACAGGTTCATGAGATTTATGGAGCGTTATTCCAACCAGAATGGATTGTCCTTCATAAAAAAGTGA
- the LOC140840241 gene encoding bifunctional TH2 protein, mitochondrial-like, producing MGSFELQVSDEGGIAKRLWKKFKNERALALYSPFAVCLASGTLNPTSFIHCISQDVYFLQAFAHAYELAEEYVDDEEDKEAIAGLRKRVMKRFRNQDSLIREWGFEPPKDRTCDAATVKYTEFLAETASGKVGEEKFSVKLVTPFEKTKLAAYTLSVISPCMRLYSFISKEIQARLDPDDGEHIYKKWLNSLSSVKFEASASRIEDLLDKLCVSLTSEELDIVERLYHRAMNLELDFIWAQSSVQQSIVPFSRFLNNVEDDLILFCDFDLTCTAIDSSALLAELAILTTTNGYGPMPFADIRTTWSDLFSQYVEEYQQCVESIIHEAGIDKSLQAEGLDYEGLFKALEKISDFEKRANARLIHSNALKGLKLSDIKRAGERLDFQDGCKKFFQNVVEDKNCATKVHVLSYCWCSDLIKSAFSSGSLNALNIHSNDLVYQESISTGGIIMKMETPIDKLQAFNDITSKNNGRPLKIYIGGSLGDLLCLLEADIGIVIDLSTSLKSIANHFGVSFIPLFSGLIIKQRELAESGSINLKGTLYTVSNWDEIYAFFLGQ from the exons ATGGGAAGTTTCGAATTGCAGGTGTCGGATGAAGGAGGGATAGCGAAGAGGCTGTGGAAAAAGTTCAAGAATGAGAGGGCTTTAGCTCTTTACAGCCCTTTTGCAGTTTGCTTGGCTTCGGGAACTTTGAACCCCACGTCTTTTATTCATTGCATCTCTCAAGATGTCTACTTTCTTCAGGCTTTTGCTCATGC TTACGAATTGGCAGAGGAATATGTAGATGACGAGGAGGATAAAGAAGCCATTGCTGGGTTGAGAAAACGCGTCATGAAGAGGTTTAGGAACCAAGATTCACTTATTCGA GAATGGGGATTTGAGCCGCCCAAAGATAGGACGTGCGATGCTGCAACAGTGAAATACACAGAATTCTTGGCCGAAACAGCCTCAGGAAAAGTTGGAGAGGAAAAATTCTCTGTCAAACTTGTTACACCTTTTGAAAAGACAAAACTTGCTGCTTATACATTGAGCGTGATTTCACCATGCATGAGGCTCTACAGCTTCATTAGTAAGGAGATCCAGGCTCGTCTAGACCCTGATGATGGTGAGCACATCTACAAGAAGTGGCTCAACAGTCTTTCTTCTGTAAAATTTGAG GCATCAGCTTCAAGAATTGAAGACTTGCTGGATAAACTATGTGTTTCTTTAACCAGTGAAGAACTAGATATTGTAGAAAGACTTTACCATAGAGCTATGAATCTCGAGTTGGACTTCATCTGGGCTCAATCAAGTGTTCAGCAAAGCATAGTTCCTTTCTCAAGATTCCTCAACAATGTTGAAGACGACCTCATCTTATTTTGCGACTTTGACTTGACTTGTACTGCTATTGATTCCTCTGCCCTTTTAGCTGAGCTTGCAATACTCACAACGACCAATGGTTATGGACCAATGCCATTCGCGGATATTCGGACTACATGGAGCGATCTTTTCAGCCAGTATGTAGAAGAATATCAACAATGTGTAGAAAGCATCATTCACGAGGCTGGAATTGATAAATCTCTCCAAG CTGAGGGACTTGACTATGAAGGTCTATTTAAAGCACTGGAGAAAATATCCGACTTCGAGAAGAGGGCTAATGCAAGACTGATTCATTCTAATGCACTGAAAGGATTAAAACTATCAGACATAAAACGAGCTGGTGAGCGCCTCGATTTTCAGGATGGCTGTAAAAAATTCTTCCAGAATGTTGTGGAAGATAAAAATTGTGCTACCAAAGTTCACGTTCTGTCGTACTGCTGGTGCAGTGATCTAATTAAGTCTGCCTTTTCGTCAG GTAGCCTAAACGCGTTGAATATACATTCAAATGACTTGGTGTACCAAGAATCTATTTCCACTGGTGGCATTATCATGAAGATGGAGACTCCCATAGACAAGCTTCAAGCATTTAATGACATTACAAGCAAGAACAACGGTAGGCCCTTGAAAATCTACATCGGAGGTTCACTTGGTGATTTGCTTTGCTTGTTAGAAGCAGATATTGGCATTGTCATTGACTTGAGTACCAGTCTGAAGAGTATTGCGAACCATTTTGGTGTTTCTTTCATTCCATTGTTCTCTGGTTTGATAATTAAACAAAGAGAACTTGCAGAGAGTGGCTCCATAAATCTCAAGGGTACTCTTTACACAGTCTCTAACTGGGATGAAATATATGCATTCTTTTTGGGGCAATAG
- the LOC140840240 gene encoding auxin-responsive protein IAA13-like isoform X2, giving the protein MQREVIPGGGVIAGGSMLALSEESSSYPDGSELELGLGLSLGGGGKAKSKTPSVAAAGGSWDQFARILTADDFPSVISDKDSSSSSSSSSSTIKAKNNGFCGSKRTAEPSSPPGRSGVSQVVGWPPIRAHRMNSLVNHSKIPAVEEFTSTVDKCKNENTNIAVEKRLSRTSFFIKVNMERIPIGRKVNLNAHSCYETLARKLDDMFRPGAAVGPRRSSLEEQAAMADMRCPVRLLDESSEFVLIYEDKEGDWMLVGDVPWQMFLSTVRRLKIMKTSEANGLVE; this is encoded by the exons ATGCAAAGAGAGGTTATTCCCGGTGgcggtgtgattgcaggtggGTCGATGTTGGCTTTGTCGGAAGAATCTTCTTCTTACCCGGATGGGTCCGAGTTGGAATTGGGGCTCGGCCTCAGTCTCGGTGGCGGTGGAAAGGCTAAGAGTAAGACGCCGTCCGTGGCGGCTGCGGGAGGATCGTGGGATCAGTTCGCCAGAATCTTGACGGCCGATGATTTTCCTTCAGTGATCTCTGATAAAGATTCTTCGTCGTCGTCGTCTTCTTCATCTTCTACCATTAAAGCTAAAAACAATGGTTTCTGCGGTTCGAAGAGAACTGCGGAGCCCTCTTCCCCTCCGGGCCGTTCTGGAGTTAG TCAGGTTGTGGGGTGGCCTCCTATCAGAGCTCACAGAATGAACAGCTTGGTAAACCATTCAAAGATACCAGCTGTTGAAGAATTCACCTCAACCGTCGATAAATGTAAAAACGAGAATACAAACATTGCTGTCGAAAAAAGACTTTCCAGGACCTCTTTCTTTATTAAGGTGAACATGGAGAGGATACCGATTGGGCGAAAGGTGAATCTGAATGCTCATAGCTGCTACGAGACTTTGGCTCGTAAATTGGATGACATGTTTAGACCTGGTGCAGCAGTTGGCCCAAGAA GATCAAGTTTGGAGGAGCAAGCTGCCATGGCTGATATGAGATGCCCGGTGAGATTATTGGACGAGTCATCTGAATTCGTACTCATATATGAAGACAAAGAAGGAGACTGGATGCTCGTTGGAGATGTCCCTTGGCA GATGTTTCTGAGCACAGTTAGAAGACTTAAAATCATGAAAACATCCGAGGCTAACGGACTTG TTGAATAG